Genomic segment of Drosophila ananassae strain 14024-0371.13 chromosome 2L, ASM1763931v2, whole genome shotgun sequence:
CCGCTCAACAATCGGATTataattggccaagatatgacaatcgctgggggccatattgtcctttcaTGCATTTTTTACAATGTTGAATGGGAGCCCCCaggaaaatttatataaaatctaaaaaaaaaatgttttccttGAATTTGATGGAGTATGATAGGGAATCGGTCTACAAATCGTTAAGGTATGcctcttaagaatcggatgtctattggcaaagatatagccttcccTGTAGTCCATATGGCCCTTCCATAGATATTAATGTTTTTATAGTTACTATtctaatgttttttaataaagaatcaCTCAAACGTCAAATTTATTATGCTTTTTTTAGCagattaattgttttattttaccGCGCGTctctttataaatataaaatttgattaacatgtttgttttttgctaAAATATACAACACACTTATAACATTTAACATACATATTTCACACAGTTTTTCGATGCCACACGCATCGATTTATAATCTTGGAGTAAGTAGTAAGTtcttgtttaaattaaaattaaaactacaTATAGTCTTTCGCTTTCCTCGTTaacaacataaataaaatgtagTGTAAAATCATTAAAACACACTCTCATTGCCATTTTCTTCGATTTATTTTCCATCGTGTGCTTATTATTTCCATAatgttattataattattttttttgcactgAAATCCTTACCAGCCCCTAaaaatttcagttttttttagtttagcAGGAAAATGGTTTGCTTTTTGGTAGACatttatgaaaaattttatacaaGTTGCGAAAGTTAACATTCGTTAGTCCATGTAGGTATTTCTGCTGATTTTATTGTGGCTCTTGATCTTAAGGTATGTGGAGGTGTTTTCTGTTGCTGTGTGTTTCTGTGAAGGTAGAGAAGTGTATGATGTTCCGGAGTTAGTTTAAAGCGTTCATTTCGCCGGAGTTCGACAGAGGGTAGTCCAGTTCACCCAATCGGGGGGATGGTCGGCGGGGTCGATTAAACTGAAATACAGACGAAGGAGTTAAAATGTGACTATCCGTAAATCCCACACGGCATCTCTTACCCAAGATCTCATAATTTTGTAGAGCACCTGGCGGGCGGGATAGTCATTAAATTCGGCCTCGGGTGGTACAGAAAGAGCCTGTTCATTTGGCGCCATCATGGGCATTAGACCATTTGGTCGCAAATAGTCCTGCTCCTGACCGCTGTTGGCTATTTCGCCCACGCCTGTTCCGGATCCAGAGCTCAGAGAGCGCTTGCCATGTCCACCGTAACACACATGGCCAAAGGCCTGGCAACCCTCTGCAGAAGGATTGAAAAGTGAATTAATTAAACAGAGATGACTAGAGGTGAGACTTAACGGCTAAATCAGTGTCCAATATTTATCAATAAGtccagtttttaattttatttattacttaGATACATTAATAAAATACTATATCTAAACTTTAAAAGTTTCCCAACtgaatttaaacttttttggAATAATTGGTAATTTATTGGAAGGTTTTTGGAATAAATGGTACTTAAGAATATATTCTCCTCgtaaaagaataaaatttttgaccGATATGCTAGATAGGCTCTTCTAGAACGGAAAAAAAGTATTTCATTGCCAATGTCCTAGTAATCGATTTTGGGCAGCACCGCACCACTCTCCACTCCACACCCTAGCCTTTGCATTTCCCAACGCACCACCCTAAATGTGTCCCCCTCAGCATTAGTTCCTACTGAATATGGTCCTGTGACTTGGAATTACTGCCGAAATCTTTAATCGCTAGTCAAAGCTCAAGAGAGACATCCGGCGATAACATTTGACCCCATGACGGTTCAGTTTCGTTTTGTTTGTGTGCCTTGTCTGGCGGTGTGTGAACAAACTTTTGACATTCtgctatttttgaatttccgCCCACACGGGCGAACATAAATTTTACTGTTGCACACTTGGGAGTTGTCCTTGACATCCCCAAACCttggaaaaatgtaaaatgaaGCTAGAAGGATAAGGCAATTTCTTATGCTCTGCAAAATTATGGTGTTTTGTAACAAGGCCGTTTGAAAAAGCTTATCTGTTTATACGGTTTCCATTTGCAGAGTATCTGTGTTTCATATTTATCCCATTTTTCGTGTACCCGCTTGGGGAGCCGTAAATAAGTTAACTGGTCCTACTCTTAAATGCTCTTTCAAAGGCAATCAAATCGAAAAGTTTTAGTAATTGATCCTGATGGGGTATCTGATAGATATCCAATTAAGCTCACGCATATCCCACTGGCCTATACCTTGAATTGCTTGGTCTTCTCGTCGTGATTTGACATTGAAATTCATATTTCTTTATTCTAGTACATAACTTGCTCGCATGGCTTGCAAGTAGCAAGGATACGGAAATTGCAGCCCAGTACGACCCTTTGTTGATGCCACTTAAAATTTCCGCAGCTGGGAAAACAAAGATGTCAGGATGCTACTACCATGCTTGTCAGAATGGCAACCACCTTTGTTTGTCTTGCATTTAATGCAACAATTGATGCCGTCCCCAAGGCAAACGATGCCGGCGCACGACACCCATTTATGGCTTTGTTTTTCGCGtataaatttaatgaatatttCATGACAACTTCACGTGAACATATGCATCTGGAGCGCTTTAAAGGTATTGATGTGTGCCAATTGCACAcggaaaaaatgttaatttaaataaaattatataagctTATAAAATCAACGAGAATATAAATGAATTGATTTAATAAACGTGGTGCATAAACATTGTTAGGTATTCGTTTTACGTTTTTTATTTCCGTTTTTAGACGGGCATACTTagatgttttaaatttttatgtttttagtatttatatttacgcctattatcaaaatttaatgtaacaattatacatatataaagtACTCACTTTTCGCTTGGCTCTGTTGGGCGGCCAGGACCACGGTGCAGATGACAACCAGCAGCAAAGAAATTGTGGATTTCATGTTACCTGGAATAGAGTAAAAAAGGGAATCAGCGCCTGGGATAAAAGCACGAGCACCTGTTGAGGTCTGGACCTGACAATGCTATTTGCCCCAGGGCGCTGCCGCGCTAATTAGGAAATCAGAGCACAGCGCAACGAGTGAGTTGAAATCGAATCTGGGTTTCATATGCGTTTAGGTAGCTAATCCTGGGCCGAAAACTTTGAACTATGATTTATGTAACGCCCACGCAAACACAAAGACAATTAGCCGAACGTGTGTGTGGCATAAGGGTAAAGTTCCAGAAATGTTTCTTCACTACGTGCTTTGAATTTTGCATTTCTTGGGTTCTTCATAAGCTTGCCGACATTTTGCGCCGGAATATTCAAAGGTATAAGATAAGTCATTTAATTTGCCGGAGTCTGCATGAATTTCCCACTTAGTAAATGTGAGGCCAGAACCCAAATTAAACCGATTAAAATTTGGTTACAGCTGATGCCGAACGGCCCATCAATCATACGCCGTGTGTGCGTAATTGGATCCATGTTTattacacggtgcgacagtgaaaaaacacttgtgaaacgagatagtgtaggttgttaatctggtcgaagagaactcaaaaatattttttttatatttttggaaccctccaatttttttttatttaaaaaaaaaccgtttttcgggacttttttgcgcttaaaaattcctgaacgcgtttttttcaaccgatttcaaaattttcggtgtttttcaatagttaaatgttgtagcttttgaaaaaaaaatatatcttcgattttgttgaacaaaaaggacaaaatttttacacctgaaactaaagttttcgacttttattcgtgtttttcggattttgatgccagtttttcggtaaaacttactaaaattctgtcatgtttgccacatatcaatgttgtcttattcattctgaataaaacgagacaaatttcatcaaaaaataatgaaaattggtgaagttataacgcttttcccaaaaaaagtcaattcaaccttgcgtgcgctccggagtacctgtgtgtataagtcaggaatatgctcttcttcttatagtgctcccagggttttattgactttttttgggaaaagcgttataacttcaacaatttgtattattttttaatgaaatttgtctcgttctattcagtattattgagccaatattaatatgtggcataaatgacaaactttttgtcagaagaaagcaatatactcttatttttatacacattgtacctccgaagcgcccgctaggttgagttgactttttttgggaaaagcgttataacttcaccaattttcattattttttaatgaaatttgtctcgttttattcagaatgaatgagacaacattgatatgtggcaaacatgacagaattttagtaagttttaccgaaaaactggcatcaaaatccgaaaaacacgaataaaagtcgaaaactttagtttcaggtgtaaaaattttgtcctttttgttcaacaaaatcgaagatatatttttttttcaaaagctacaacatttaactattgaaaaacaccgaaaattttgaaatcggttgaaaaaaacgcgttcaggaatttttaagcgcaaaaaagtcccgaaaaacggttttttttaaataaaaaaaaattggagggttccaaaaatataaaaaaaatatttttgagttctcttcgaccagattaacaacctacactatctcgtttcccaagtgtatttcgtttttttttttttgtcgcacagtgttattaGCCACTGAACCGGGTCGCGTGTCGCACTCAACTGCAGTTCCACTGGGAAGCTGCTTCAGAAACTCACCTTAATCCGGCTGATTAGCTGATTCGATCTCGGATTTTGTGCTATATGTAgggcagtttttttttctacaggATTATCAACACTATATTCGATTTGAAttaattttctaattaaaagCTCGTAAGATGGGTACTATATAATCACAGATATGGTGGGGCGGATGTTTTTTGCCAGTTCCACTTGGTATGGCAGCAATTCCACCAGCCGAAATCCCGTGCTTCCAAACGCGATTTCACATTTTCAAGCTCCCGCCAGCGACTGAGACCGATCTTTGGGTGCGCAGTGTCTATATGCCACATTTGAATGGAATCTCGGCCTGGGCCTGTGCCCCCCTTGCTGATAAGCGGCGATCTCTTCCGTAATCTCCACGCAATCCGTGTCACGCGTACTCACTCCCACAGCTTTTCCACCTCTCGCtttcccatttccattttttccatcGAGCCTTCCTACGCGAGCTTCAGCCGATCCGCGGACTATTTTCAGTCGCTGGTCGAGCTAAATTTATGACCAGCCGATAAGTGCAAATTAATATGTAGAGCGCTGCCAGTGACAGCGCCAGCGCCAGTGCAGTAAAAAAATCAACCCAATAAAAACAGGCACCCACGCCTGcaaaaacaataacagcaGCCTCATTTCATGAGCAAAACAATTTATACATAATAATTATTGTTTACCAAGGCGCAGGGCAGTGGCAACACTCGACCCTAGGGCTTATCAATTTTCCCAGCTATTTAGCTGTTAAAATAAAGCCTTAATGAGCTGTTGCTGCCACAACTCTTTGCTGACATTGTCACTAATAAGCCATAGTCCATGGAGATTGCGAGGGGTATAAAtcgaatttcgaaaaatttccaCAGGTGCTGGGATTCTCgttaaattaaatgaatgCACTGAAAAAATGAGGCGGTCCAGGACATGAAAACCTAATATATTTACTATAAACCCGATCTGACAATAGTTAATTTCTTTCTAATGATGCTCATAAGCAAGTTTAAAGGGCATTTAagttgaaaatatatattttttattcgattttttttagTGAATCCCCAATACAAAGTTCACGGACAGCCTGCTGATCGGTTTCCGTGTGAAATTTTCTAATCTCCAGCTGATTATTTGATGAAAGACAAAGCAAACAGCTGCTAACCAGGTCATCCCATGGAAGCGTGCCTTTGGCACAAATCGTTTCAAATCGAATCAGATTATTAAAGGAGCGATAAAGCCATTCGGGGCAATAGTCTGAACAACAGATTAACTTGAGTAAGTCGCCTGGAAAGGGAACTCAATCCAATTCAAATTAAAACTGACTTCAAGGAAGGTCAAGACTTTGAGCTGTTTTtcgtggccaacgagcccgcAGACAAGTTGAAAGTTAAAAGTCTACTCTAACATGAAGTTTACTAGCAGACGTCGTTGACTATGAGATGAGCTTTGTAAACGATAGAACGAGTCTCATACTTTTTCTTTTAACCTGTAAAACACATTACTTGCATAAGTCAATTAAATCTTGATTGAAGCCTTTCCAGCAAGACAATAAGGCCTAATTGTATCCTTTGGGAGCCATTGCAACTTTGCAAAAAGAGCATCCATCTCATGTCAGAACGAAAAGGCTTCACAAAAAGGAAATTGACTTTAAATTTCTCACAAGTTAATTTTCctcaacagcaacaagtttcGTCAGTGAGTTTTCCTGCTCCAAGGATAATGCATGATTTATACAGCTGTAGCATTTTAACATCCTCGTCAGCAAGATGAGCAGCGTTTGCTAGTTTTAGCCTAGGAGGCGATGGGTATCGCCTCTGGCTTTTTAGTGGgagttattaaaaatatatcaaagCGGATAAGGAAGTCAACATAGGCCACCCACTGAAGGCTGCACCCTCCATAATTATGGCCTGCAATCTACTTTGATTCAATTAGATTAGACAAATAAACAAAGGCAGCTGGAGCACAGCAAAATCCCTGAGGGCATCAGCAAATTAATTGACCAAGAACAAGGCCTAAAAATTAATGCAAACAAATGTAGAGTAAAATGGgaagtcttttaaattttagaggaggaatattttattaaatatgaaTATGAAACCTTAACgtctttttttaaagatgtcagtaaaattaaaaaaaaggaaataagaTTTTGCCAACAAAAACTGGAACACATTTCTTTTGAAACtctttgaaaatataaaatatgcgCCTTTTTAGGCTTTTATTCTTTTTCGAAAATCTACTTTGCAAAGAGATACAAAATTTG
This window contains:
- the LOC6500168 gene encoding neuropeptide CCHamide-2 isoform X2, whose amino-acid sequence is MGNMKSTISLLLVVICTVVLAAQQSQAKKGCQAFGHVCYGGHGKRSLSSGSGTGVGEIANSGQEQDYLRPNGLMPMMAPNEQALSVPPEAEFNDYPARQVLYKIMRSWFNRPRRPSPRLGELDYPLSNSGEMNALN
- the LOC6500168 gene encoding neuropeptide CCHamide-2 isoform X1; the encoded protein is MKSTISLLLVVICTVVLAAQQSQAKKGCQAFGHVCYGGHGKRSLSSGSGTGVGEIANSGQEQDYLRPNGLMPMMAPNEQALSVPPEAEFNDYPARQVLYKIMRSWFNRPRRPSPRLGELDYPLSNSGEMNALN